The proteins below come from a single Agromyces flavus genomic window:
- a CDS encoding FadR/GntR family transcriptional regulator, which translates to MGDEASARSIEPRAWEAVLEHIERRLLDGELGPGDRLPGERALASELGVGRSSVREALRVLEVLGLIRTHTGSGPTAGAMIIATPGGGMSALMRLQVAVRGFPVDDIVATRLALEAHVVSDLAEASGADLAAADRLLDAMDEPDLDPAEFLALDAAFHLALAEASGNQVVTATMAGLRSGIEGYALGGSRRLGDWQTTATRLRAEHRGVVDAIRAADAATARRRIHDHISRYYAEISPDHGAARATSTP; encoded by the coding sequence ATGGGCGACGAGGCATCCGCCCGCTCGATCGAGCCGCGCGCGTGGGAGGCCGTGCTCGAGCACATCGAGCGCCGGCTCCTCGACGGCGAGCTCGGGCCCGGCGACCGACTGCCGGGTGAGCGCGCCCTCGCGTCCGAACTCGGCGTCGGGCGGTCCAGCGTTCGTGAGGCGCTCCGCGTGCTCGAGGTGCTCGGGCTCATCCGCACCCACACCGGATCCGGGCCGACCGCGGGCGCGATGATCATCGCCACGCCCGGCGGCGGCATGAGCGCGCTCATGCGACTGCAGGTCGCGGTGCGCGGGTTCCCGGTCGACGACATCGTCGCGACCCGCCTCGCGCTCGAGGCGCACGTCGTGAGCGACCTCGCCGAGGCATCCGGAGCCGACCTCGCCGCCGCCGACCGCCTGCTCGACGCGATGGACGAGCCCGACCTCGACCCGGCCGAGTTCCTCGCGCTCGACGCCGCGTTCCACCTCGCCCTCGCCGAGGCGTCGGGCAACCAGGTCGTCACCGCCACCATGGCGGGACTCCGCAGCGGCATCGAGGGCTACGCGCTCGGCGGCAGCCGTCGCCTCGGCGACTGGCAGACCACCGCGACCCGACTCCGCGCCGAGCATCGCGGGGTCGTCGACGCGATCCGAGCAGCGGATGCCGCGACCGCCCGGCGACGCATCCACGACCACATCTCGCGCTACTACGCCGAGATCTCACCCGACCACGGCGCCGCACGCGCCACGAGCACCCCCTAG
- a CDS encoding alpha-hydroxy acid oxidase produces the protein MVQRQLPNPRELAELMRFKKPTLNPTDRRLEKALTIADLRDIAKRRTPKAPFDYTEGAAEGELSLTRARQAFQDVEFHPSILRNVPVVDTSREVLGGPSALPFGIAPTGFTRLMQTEGEEAGAGAAGAAGIPFTLSTLGTTSIEGVKAANPNGRNWFQLYVMRDREISYELARRAAGAGFDTLFFTVDTPVAGARLRDKRNGFSIPPQLTPGTVINAIPRPAWWINFLTTPKLEFASLSSTGGTVGELLDAAMDPTISFADLDVIREIWPGKIVVKGVQTVEDARLLADTGVDGVVLSNHGGRQLDRAPIPFHLLPDVVREVGGDMEVHLDTGIMNGADIVASIALGARFTLIGRAYLYGLMAGGRRGVDRTIAILRAEIERTMKLLEVATLDELSPKHVTQLTRLQPISRPVADAAEAVAARLPVQL, from the coding sequence ATGGTCCAGCGCCAGTTGCCGAACCCGCGCGAGCTCGCCGAACTCATGCGGTTCAAGAAGCCGACCCTGAACCCGACCGACCGCCGTCTCGAGAAGGCGCTCACGATCGCCGACCTGCGCGACATCGCCAAGCGCCGCACGCCCAAGGCGCCGTTCGATTACACCGAGGGAGCCGCCGAGGGCGAGCTCTCGCTGACCCGCGCTCGGCAGGCCTTCCAGGACGTCGAGTTCCACCCGTCGATCCTGCGGAACGTGCCCGTCGTCGACACGAGCCGCGAGGTGCTCGGCGGGCCGAGCGCGCTCCCGTTCGGCATCGCGCCGACGGGCTTCACGCGCCTCATGCAGACCGAGGGCGAGGAGGCCGGCGCAGGTGCGGCCGGCGCGGCGGGCATCCCGTTCACGCTGTCGACGCTCGGCACGACCTCGATCGAGGGCGTGAAGGCCGCGAATCCGAACGGTCGCAACTGGTTCCAGCTCTACGTCATGCGCGACCGCGAGATCTCCTACGAGCTCGCTCGTCGTGCGGCCGGCGCCGGATTCGACACGCTGTTCTTCACGGTGGACACCCCGGTCGCGGGCGCCCGCCTGCGCGACAAGCGCAACGGCTTCTCGATCCCGCCGCAGCTCACGCCCGGTACCGTGATCAACGCGATCCCCCGCCCGGCGTGGTGGATCAACTTCCTCACGACCCCGAAGCTCGAGTTCGCGTCGCTCTCCTCGACCGGCGGCACGGTCGGCGAGCTGCTCGACGCCGCGATGGACCCGACGATCTCGTTCGCCGACCTCGACGTGATCCGCGAGATCTGGCCGGGCAAGATCGTCGTGAAGGGCGTGCAGACCGTCGAGGACGCCAGGCTCCTCGCCGACACGGGCGTCGACGGCGTCGTGCTCTCCAACCACGGCGGCCGCCAGCTCGACCGCGCGCCGATCCCGTTCCACCTGCTGCCCGATGTGGTCCGCGAGGTCGGCGGCGACATGGAGGTGCACCTCGACACCGGCATCATGAACGGCGCCGACATCGTCGCCTCGATCGCGCTCGGTGCACGCTTCACGCTCATCGGCCGCGCGTACCTCTACGGCCTCATGGCCGGCGGTCGCCGCGGTGTCGACCGCACGATCGCGATCCTCCGCGCCGAGATCGAGCGCACCATGAAGCTGCTCGAGGTCGCGACGCTCGACGAGCTGTCTCCGAAGCACGTGACGCAGCTCACGCGCCTGCAGCCGATCTCCCGCCCCGTCGCCGACGCCGCCGAGGCCGTCGCCGCGCGGCTGCCCGTGCAGCTGTGA